A single window of Streptomyces aquilus DNA harbors:
- the betA gene encoding choline dehydrogenase produces MAPVQYDFVIVGGGSAGSALANRLSADPAHQVLVLEAGRSDYPWDVFIHMPAALTYPIGSRFYDWKYESEPEPHMGGRRVYHARGKVLGGSSSINGMIFQRGNPMDYERWAADPGMETWDYAHCLPYFKRMENCLAADPDDEFRGHDGPLVLERGPATNPLFDAFLKATEEAGYAPTNDVNGYRQEGFAKFDRNVHRGRRLSASKAYLKPARKRPNLTVKTRAFVTRVLFEGKKAVGVEYQRGKGAPQQVRAKEVILCGGAINSPQLLQLSGVGNAAELRALGIDVVHDLPGVGENMQDHLEVYIQYACKQPVSMQPYLAKWRAPFIGLQWLFRKGPAATNHFEAGGFARSNEDVDYPNLMFHFLPIAVRYDGSVPAGGHGYQVHVGPMYSDAIGSVKIKSKDPREHPALRFNYLSTEQDRREWVEAIRVARKLLNQPALAPYNDGEISPGPSVETDEEILAWVAKDGETALHPSCTCKMGPSSDEMAVVDPLSMRVHGVEGLRVVDASVMPYVTNGNIYAPVMMVAEKAADLILGKEPAAPSKVAYYRHRDAQKQAG; encoded by the coding sequence ATGGCTCCTGTGCAGTACGACTTCGTCATCGTCGGTGGCGGATCCGCCGGCAGCGCACTGGCGAACCGGCTCTCCGCGGACCCGGCCCACCAGGTGCTGGTGCTGGAGGCGGGCCGGTCCGACTATCCGTGGGACGTCTTCATCCACATGCCCGCGGCGCTGACCTACCCGATCGGCAGCCGCTTCTACGACTGGAAGTACGAGTCCGAGCCCGAGCCCCACATGGGCGGCCGGCGCGTCTACCACGCCCGCGGCAAGGTGCTGGGCGGTTCCAGCAGCATCAACGGCATGATCTTCCAGCGTGGCAACCCCATGGACTACGAGCGCTGGGCCGCCGACCCGGGCATGGAGACCTGGGACTACGCGCACTGTCTGCCGTACTTCAAGCGCATGGAGAACTGTCTCGCCGCCGACCCCGACGACGAGTTCCGCGGCCACGACGGCCCGCTGGTGCTCGAACGCGGCCCCGCCACCAACCCCCTCTTCGACGCCTTCCTCAAGGCCACCGAGGAGGCGGGCTACGCGCCGACGAACGACGTCAACGGCTACCGGCAGGAAGGCTTCGCCAAGTTCGACCGCAACGTCCACCGGGGACGCCGGCTGTCGGCCTCGAAGGCGTACCTCAAGCCCGCCCGCAAGCGCCCGAACCTCACCGTCAAGACCCGCGCCTTCGTCACCCGTGTCCTCTTCGAGGGCAAGAAGGCCGTCGGCGTCGAGTACCAGCGCGGCAAGGGGGCGCCCCAGCAGGTCCGGGCCAAGGAGGTCATCCTCTGCGGCGGCGCCATCAACTCCCCGCAGCTGCTCCAGCTCTCCGGTGTGGGCAACGCGGCCGAGCTGCGCGCCCTCGGCATCGACGTCGTCCACGACCTGCCGGGCGTCGGCGAGAACATGCAGGACCATCTGGAGGTCTACATCCAGTACGCCTGCAAGCAGCCCGTCTCCATGCAGCCGTACCTGGCGAAGTGGCGCGCCCCCTTCATCGGGCTCCAGTGGCTGTTCCGCAAAGGCCCTGCCGCCACCAACCACTTCGAGGCCGGCGGCTTCGCGCGCAGCAACGAGGACGTGGACTACCCCAACCTGATGTTCCACTTCCTGCCGATCGCGGTCCGCTACGACGGCTCCGTGCCCGCCGGCGGCCACGGCTACCAGGTGCACGTCGGACCCATGTACTCCGACGCCATCGGCTCGGTGAAGATCAAGAGCAAGGACCCGCGCGAACACCCCGCCCTGCGCTTCAACTACCTCTCCACCGAGCAGGACCGCCGCGAGTGGGTGGAGGCGATCAGAGTCGCCCGCAAGCTCCTCAACCAGCCCGCGCTCGCCCCCTACAACGACGGCGAGATCTCGCCCGGCCCGTCCGTCGAGACGGACGAGGAGATCCTCGCCTGGGTCGCCAAGGACGGCGAGACCGCTCTGCACCCGTCCTGCACCTGCAAGATGGGTCCCTCCTCCGACGAGATGGCCGTCGTCGACCCCCTGAGCATGCGGGTGCACGGCGTCGAGGGGCTGCGCGTGGTCGACGCCTCCGTCATGCCGTACGTCACCAACGGCAACATCTACGCCCCGGTCATGATGGTCGCCGAGAAGGCCGCCGACCTGATCCTCGGCAAGGAGCCGGCGGCGCCGTCGAAGGTCGCCTACTACCGCCACCGCGACGCCCAGAAGCAGGCGGGGTAG
- a CDS encoding methylenetetrahydrofolate reductase yields the protein MGAAGLRALLESVRYEVLPAKATEDKVLAHVPRDVVVTVTASPVKGLEPTLELAGRLAAHGYRVVPHVPARLLRDDAHLKDVVDRLAEAGVADVFVPAGDADPPAGGYDGALPVLRRLGELGSPFARVGVTGYPESHPLIHDDVTVQAMWDKREHATYIVSNLCFDPRVLGEWLVRIRARNITLPVHVGVAGPVQRAKLLAMATKIGVGESTRFLTKHASWFVRFATPGGYAPERLLSRAEAALTAPSAGVAGLHLFTFNQIAETEKWRRALLDRLGA from the coding sequence TTGGGCGCCGCAGGGCTACGGGCGCTACTGGAGAGCGTCCGCTACGAGGTGCTGCCCGCGAAGGCCACCGAGGACAAGGTCCTCGCCCATGTCCCGCGCGACGTCGTCGTCACCGTGACGGCGTCGCCGGTCAAGGGCCTGGAACCGACCCTGGAGCTGGCCGGCCGGCTCGCCGCGCACGGCTACCGCGTCGTCCCGCACGTGCCGGCGCGGCTGCTGCGGGACGACGCCCATCTGAAGGACGTCGTCGACCGGCTGGCCGAGGCGGGCGTGGCCGACGTCTTCGTCCCGGCCGGCGACGCCGACCCGCCCGCGGGCGGCTACGACGGGGCGCTGCCGGTGCTGCGCAGGCTCGGCGAGCTGGGCAGCCCGTTCGCCCGCGTCGGCGTCACCGGCTACCCCGAGAGCCATCCGCTCATCCATGACGACGTCACCGTCCAGGCGATGTGGGACAAGCGCGAGCACGCCACGTACATCGTGAGCAACCTCTGCTTCGACCCGAGGGTGCTGGGGGAGTGGCTCGTTCGTATACGAGCGCGGAACATCACCCTGCCCGTCCACGTGGGCGTCGCCGGGCCCGTGCAGCGGGCGAAGCTGCTGGCGATGGCCACGAAGATCGGGGTGGGGGAGTCGACGCGGTTCCTGACGAAGCACGCCTCGTGGTTCGTGCGGTTCGCGACGCCCGGCGGCTATGCCCCCGAGCGACTGCTGTCCCGCGCCGAGGCGGCCCTCACCGCGCCCTCGGCCGGGGTGGCCGGCCTGCACCTGTTCACGTTCAACCAGATCGCCGAGACGGAGAAGTGGCGGCGCGCGCTGCTGGACCGACTCGGCGCCTGA
- a CDS encoding IclR family transcriptional regulator yields the protein MQSVDRAISVLEILAQRGEAGVSEVAGEIDVHKSTAFRLLGALEARGLVEQAGERGKYRLGFGIVRLAGAVTGRIDITQQGRPVCERLAEEIGETVNIAVMQEHYAINLYQVRGPGAITAHNWVGQLTPLHATSSGKILLAHLPAKERAALLAEAGLKKVTPHTITAKTKLEKNLAEARERGYAFTLEELEVGLHAMAAPIRNRDGEVIAALSASGPAYRFTEERLHELSPVLVKGAEEISHRMGYLG from the coding sequence GTGCAGTCGGTGGACCGGGCGATCAGCGTCCTGGAGATCCTCGCGCAGCGTGGCGAGGCGGGCGTCAGTGAGGTCGCCGGTGAGATCGACGTCCACAAGTCCACCGCGTTCCGGCTGCTCGGCGCCCTGGAGGCGCGCGGTCTGGTCGAGCAGGCCGGCGAGCGCGGCAAGTACCGGCTCGGCTTCGGGATCGTGCGGCTGGCCGGCGCGGTCACGGGGCGCATCGACATCACCCAGCAGGGCCGCCCCGTGTGCGAGCGGCTCGCCGAGGAGATCGGCGAGACGGTGAACATCGCCGTCATGCAGGAGCACTACGCGATCAACCTGTACCAGGTGCGCGGCCCCGGAGCGATCACCGCGCACAACTGGGTCGGCCAGCTGACCCCGCTGCACGCCACCTCCAGCGGCAAGATCCTGCTGGCCCACCTGCCCGCGAAGGAGCGCGCCGCGCTGCTCGCCGAGGCCGGCCTGAAGAAGGTCACGCCGCACACCATCACCGCGAAGACCAAGCTGGAGAAGAACCTCGCCGAGGCGCGGGAGCGCGGTTACGCCTTCACCCTGGAGGAGCTGGAGGTCGGTCTGCACGCGATGGCCGCCCCGATCCGCAACCGGGACGGCGAGGTCATCGCCGCGCTCAGCGCCTCCGGCCCCGCCTACCGCTTCACCGAGGAGCGGCTGCACGAGCTCTCCCCGGTGCTGGTCAAGGGCGCCGAGGAGATCAGCCACCGCATGGGCTACCTGGGCTGA